One Anthonomus grandis grandis chromosome 13, icAntGran1.3, whole genome shotgun sequence DNA segment encodes these proteins:
- the LOC126743868 gene encoding golgin subfamily A member 1, with the protein MFANLKNKINEETGRDFSKFTAKIAENLRGKSLQGSTSSLNSVVSLDGVKEDGPIEPEEFRRRIAKIEHDFSRRLDQKEQEWRNVLKDKDKILQNLLKEKDEAYKQISHLKDALKNAEDLKQKILEHKENSDQLESLQYQELSKVKHLVLEKDKELSEKSGALKEATQQIEKLKNELNRLRRQEELLSDVQDDLEALRHSSARDLAHLATELAKSEQERKHLADLVVILRGRGEGESTVDSEKKLLEQRLEEAHLQLADIKTSWSDKIASLETQVGRLSRQAAEEGAERRRALEDRDDLLDKIKQLEAELEFNKINLTNKETKIKRLTEDIKELSTSLKNIEDENKEEIQFLRTELDVSKTEIKLVKKNLENVEGEFEKSEEENSKLKISVDSEHMTNNSLRQIITKLERELGEEKANSLNVQKTLTRVTSEKNTALLRNAEISQQMELVKQEMRRQETDYKEILSKLAALELENSKLKEGVGAQQQLHGNIIDLEEQLAEKNKTIKMLQLRLADLKKTLQQELRTPGNPNYHSDLLEHNGSPAVIQPSHISTKNFPSIVKRDEDDVNFKYLKHVIIKFLISRDYEAQHLIKAISALLKFTPDEEKLIQDTLEWKKSWFGSKPKISKNNAKS; encoded by the exons atgtttgctaacttaaaaaacaaaattaatgaagaaacTGGCCGTGATTTCAGTAAATTTACTGCTAAAATCGCCGAGAACTTAAGGGGCAAGTCCTTGCAGGGCTCCACATCCAGCTTAAACTCTGTTGTGTCCTTAG ATGGTGTAAAAGAAGATGGTCCAATAGAACCTGAAGAGTTTAGGCGAAGAATAGCCAAGATTGAGCATGACTTTAGCAGGAGACTAGACCAGAAAGAGCAAGAGTGGAGGAATGTTTTAAAAGACAAAGATAAAATCTTGCAAAACctgttaaaagaaaaagatgagGCATACAAGCAAATATCTCACTTGAAGgatgctttaaaaaatgctgaag atttaaaacaaaaaatattggagCACAAAGAAAACTCTGACCAATTAGAAAGTCTACAGTATCAAGAATTATCAAAAGTAAAACACCTGGTCTTGGAAAAGGACAAGGAACTATCAGAAAAAAGTGGCGCGTTAAAAGAAGCCACACAGCaaattgaaaaacttaaaaacgaacTTAACCGACTAAGACGGCAAGAAGAGCTGTTAAGTGATGTACAG GATGATCTGGAGGCTTTAAGGCACTCTTCTGCCAGAGATTTGGCTCATTTGGCCACTGAATTGGCTAAAAGTGAACAAGAGAGAAAACATTTAGCTGATCTTGTGgtcattttaagaggtagaGGTGAGGGGGAGTCTACTGtggattcagaaaaaaaacTTCTGGAGCAAAGATTGGAGGAGGCTCATTTACAGCTGGCGGATATTAAGACTTCATGGAGTGATAAAATTGCTTCTTTGGAGACTCAG GTGGGTAGATTGAGTCGCCAGGCTGCTGAAGAAGGGGCAGAGCGAAGAAGAGCTCTTGAGGACAGGGATGACTTGCTTGACAAAATTAAGCAACTTGAGGCTGAGCttgaattcaataaaattaatttgacaaataaggaaactaaaataaaacgtCTGACAGAAGATATAAAGGAGTTATCTACCtctcttaaaaatattgaagatgAAAATAAGGAGGAAATACAGTTTTTAAGGACAGAATTA GACGTATCAAAGACTGAAATTAAGTTAGTgaaaaaaaacttggaaaacgtGGAGGGTGAATTTGAAAAATCGGAGGAGGAGAACAGCAAACTAAAAATCTCGGTTGATTCTGAACACATGACCAATAATTCTTTAAGACAGATTATTACAAAATTGGAAAGGGAATTAGGTGAAGAGAAGGCGAATTCTTTAAATGTACAAAAGACTTTAACCAG agttacctcagaaaaaaatacagcGTTGTTGCGCAACGCCGAAATCTCTCAGCAAATGGAGTTGGTCAAGCAAGAAATGCGAAGGCAAGAAACCGACTATAAAGAGATTCTAAGCAAATTGGCCGCGTTAGAATTGGAGAATTCTAAGTTGAAAGAGGGTGTAGGTGCTCAACAACAGTTACATGGCAATATTATAGATTTAGAGGAACAacttgctgaaaaaaataag acAATAAAAATGTTGCAATTAAGACTAGCTGATTTGAAGAAAACGCTACAGCAAGAACTAAGAACTCCGGGTAATCCGAATTATCATTCGGACCTACTCGAACATAACGGTTCTCCGGCCGTTATTCAACCCAGCCACATCTCAACCAAAAACTTCCCTAGTATAGTGAAAAGAGACGAGGACGatgtcaattttaaatatttaaagcatgtcataattaagtttttaattag TCGTGATTATGAGGCTCAGCACTTAATAAAAGCGATCTCGGCCCTACTAAAATTCACTCCTGACGAGGAAAAACTAATTCAAGACACCCTAGAGTGGAAGAAGTCGTGGTTTGGCAGCAAACcgaaaatttcgaaaaataatgcGAAAAGCTGA